The Ostrea edulis chromosome 1, xbOstEdul1.1, whole genome shotgun sequence genomic sequence GACgacttttacatgaaagctgtaTAAACATGCAAGCTGATAccagtcgcggtagctcagtggtagagcgtttgctttgTACCCGGAAGGTTGAGAGTTCGAGCACCACTCAAACTCGCAAGACGTAAAAGAGGTAGTGAATTGCTGCTTtaccaaacgcttggcatttaaAAGCGAGCATGACCTTAAAGGGATATAGACACGGTTTAATCTGAaaatttttgaatgttatttttCCAGTTTTAATGCTTACATtgtttaactaaggtatttctattGGTCAactaaaatttgaatgtcagttgttgagttacaagtgagatacaacactcacaattctttgttatgtaaacaaggttcgtgcaatgattttgtttacatataaatagctacatgtaaatagaaaatctgtttaaaacaaaatgagatgtgacaaactctagcaactgtttaattgtgttcaatattaaattgtaatatgaaaaatcagctttaaacgaaacttttactagtgtATTTAACCTATGCGAAGAAAAACATgtcacgagccttgtttacaaatACAAAGCATTGTGAACTCTATCTCCCATGTACcacgacaactgacattcaaatttttgctgaccattagaaatactttagttaaaaatgtaaacattagaactgaaaaaataaaaatttgaacattttcagctcaaatcgtgttcatgcccctttaaaaaaGGAGGTCCCATGTAGCGACAGGCATTGTTACGAAAGAACTCTCCCTGTtacagccctgagcgctaatcatacatgtaagtctaaatttgtggtacttcacctacaacttgtcacgtctcgatatgagtgaaaagggaCGGAAAACAACCAAACTATACATGCAAGTTGTAGCTTTGttccaatctctcaccagagggcgttacgctacgccCCACAACACGTGAAAatgaagcttgcgtagcgcgccctctggtgagagaatggctCTGTTCGTGCCACTTACCCTTACACTCCCTCTACTGACTATTGTCAGTCAACATGCGGTCTGTCACTACGGTCAATAATTCAGGTGTTTTACATGccttagaagaagaaaaaaaccagaCCAAGGAGACAGTTTGGTTGTATTGTAACGTTGTCTTACTGATACTACATAGATTTTATCAAACAGTCTATACGCCTTCCTCAATTATCCACCGGCTCAATCAGCAGCCCGCTCACAATCAGTAGTTCCGGTGTTTGTACACACCCCTCTGAGAATTGAAATAGTCCAAGTGGAAGAAGTTGGGTTATTAGAGTTATCAATCGCCAAATACCGATTAACTACAAGTGCATATGAAAATGGATTAGaaactttaataaataataCAACGTCGATGGTCTTAGAAATCGGACCACCTCTAAAGCTGCATTTTTCTTCTGTATGATAGCTGGGTCATTTTACTGAAGTTTTACTCTTTTAAATTCAGATATTGTCATGGAGTCGCCGAATACTGGGTCGACCACTATTCAACATGTTAATGCGCCCTACTATCTACACCCAATTTGTGGGGGGTGATGACGTCACATCCTTCCAGGCAACTGTCGACCGGTTGCAAACTGCGGGAGTGGGGCCGCTTGTTATGGTGACTTTGGAAGAAGATGTTCAAGATGACGGACCgtaagagagatatcttttgAATGTCATTGGTCAATGAGTATATCAACCGTTTGTAAATGGTGTACATGAACAATATTCAACAATGTCACAGTCCTCATTCAGATTCTTTTTTTAGTAAACTTTTTATGTTCCGCCCATTATTAGCGAAAACGAAGCCCATCTTAGACGTCGAAACCTAATCATGTTAGATTTTCAATTTATGTTCTAATGGATATGCTGCAAGTCCGTCATATTCTGCAGTTTGATGCAAATTGTGCACATTGGTCAACTGAATGTCTTATCCCGGACGTTATGTCGGAGAGAAATTTAACGACTTTAAATTTTGGTTATAGATAAGTTAACTGTTAAGCCGCCATATTCTTTGAATgatgtaaatctaaaaaaaaaaaaaaaaaaaaaaaaaaaaaaaaaaaaaaaaaagaaagaaaaagaaagctAGGAGGACTGTTCTGCGCTTTGTTAACAATGTATAAATCTTTCAATTTTTACGATGAATTAataacaattatttttacatgaacATACTTGTTATATACTTCGTGCAGGGTATTTATTTTACAGAGATGCTGATCAGCTGTTCGACAGAAATCTGAAGATCATATTAGATTGTTTGGAAATGACATCTTCATTTGAAACCCAGAATCCCATGATGCAAATCAAACCCTCTGGATTGTTTCCGCTTGGACTTTGTGTTTGTATTGCACTTATCTTATCCCACCATCACTGATGGATACTCTATACAATCTTAATTTAGCTGcggttttagaatatttttactGTTGTGCAAAACTGTGAAATTAAAACTGCGTAAAACGTCCTTAATCCCTACACCAGATTATACGGTACGTTAGAATTACCTGTAGTGAGTTTCACTACAGCCTGATACCTGTCTGTTCAACGTTCAGAGCAataggtaaaaaaaacaacccagaacCTGAAATCATTTTAGAGtcaaatatcaaacaattaAAAGCGTACACCTATATGTTTGCCACTGCTAATGATGTTCCAATATATTTTTAACACAAGTTTATGATTATCTTTATCTGATCTCGCTTATTGGGAAGTCAGGTCTGATGCAATTCATTTTTAATCTGAATGAACAGTACTCGTTTATACACATTCTgcataatgatatatttaatctTCCATTATAAGATAATCACTGATACCCGTTTAAGTAAGAGAGTTTAGAGAGATGTTCTAAATTTGTTATCTATGTTCTAGCTCCTTTGGAAAGAAACATCTTTGCAATGTATTTCCCCCATACACTTTGAGATTGCGACTTTTTTGCAATTGAATTTTACGTATAATCGTGTATCAAATCCGTAATTTATTAAAATGGCATGCTGCTATCatactttgtattttatttaatgttttCTCGAGAGATAATGGGAGTAAACTGCCCTTCAAAGTATGATAAGCTATAACGTTTTCTTTGATATATCAAGATATTTCAacatattttccaaattataaAAATCAGAAAGCGGTATCGGCTGAGGTTCCATATCCAAACCAACAACCAGAAATTGTGGAGAAAATTGCGAACTCTATACGCACCTCTAGCGAGGTAGGAATTGTGGTCTTTTCATGGATTATATCGGGAGTGCTTTTAATTAGATAGATAATAGATTATCTGGTAAAAAGTAGAAATCATAagcaaaacattttttctttggCAGATAACAGAACTGGGAAGTCTGTCTTTATCGCAGCTGGAACAACTGAACAGAGCCCTGTACAGGATTAAACAGATTTGTAAGGTAATGCTTGGTTTCAACAGACTTTTTCATCCAACATTATGACAAGTTCTAGTCCACTGTAGCGATATAAATATTACAACTGCCATGTAATACTCAATTTTTTTCGTCTGTGAAGCGTTTTGTCAAATCTTAGAACTAAGTAATTCACTAATTGTAAGTAAACGGGAGCTTGATATTTAGTATGCAGCTTGCGTGATAGCCCCTTAATTATACATACCATGATTAAGGCGTCACGTGATACAGTATATTACGATATTGGTTTGAACAGTGATGATGTACATCCAAAGTTTAAACATTTAATGTAGGTTGCTACAGAGAAAAATGTGATAATAATGGTCGATGCTGAGTACACTTATCTGAACCCGTGCCTCAATTTGCTGGCCCTGGCCATGATGCTCCACAGCAACGGTTCCGCCCCACTTGTATTTTATACTTACCAGAATTACCTCAAAGTAAGTACTCTACCAACGGTTTCTTGAACATGTAAAATGTAACAGTTTATTCAAACAGCTTCCCTTGTAGGAAATTCCTAATGTTCTTGAAAAGGACATAGAGCTCACAAAGGCACATGGTGTATCTTTCGGTTCCAAACTCGTCCGTGGTGCGTACATGAACAAAGAGAGGTCCCTGGCAAAGGAGAAAGGCTACCCAGATCCCGTTTGCGAAACTTTCGATAAAACAACTGAAAATTACAATCGCTCTATGGACATTATGTTAGACAACATAGCAAAGAATCCTGGGAAATTTAGCACAATCATTGCTTCGCATAACGAGGATACTGTTAAAAGGGGAACTTACAAGTGAGTCTAACTGTGATAGCGTCACCACAGTATTTTTTGGGAGACGTTCGAGACATTCTGTTTGGTAGTTGAAATGATGCGTTTTCATATACCTAGGGCCGAATTTGGTCTCCaaacaaaatgcatattgaTTATTGTCTGTAACttaaaacttgaaataaaaacatactATGTAAATCATTTCAATGTCTCTGAATTCAGTCGAATAAAATCAATGATAATTGGTTAAATTACTTTTCAGTGTTTCCCCCAAACTTAACGAAATTCATTTCCTAgaaaaaatgacatatttctgTTTCGATAATTTCACTACCATGATGGTATATCCGTTCCTCGGTTTCGACAAttaatttgtaattaacactatgTACAATAAAGAAAAGAATAAGTACATGCAGTCTTTTTAAAATCGTATTTCAGAATGGCTGAATTAGGAATACCTCGAAGATGTGGGGACCAGAAAGTTTTCTTTGGTCAGGTATATGGAATGTCTGATTTCATAACCATCTCTTTGGGTACGTTACTTCACATAtagtatttcattaattttctacaatgatttaaaacatATAGAAACTAAGTATCACTCTGTAGCAACAGTAACAGTTTTAAAGAAATGCCTCCATTTGATTTGATTTCTTGGCTTCAACTTTTATTTTCTAAACATTTTTTTGATAATGTTGGTTTTGTTGTTTTGTCAGGCTTGGCCGGCTACATGATCCACAAATCCATTCCTTATGGTACTATTGATGAAGCTCTTCCATATCTGTCCCGCAGAGTCAATGAAAACAGTTCCATATTTGGTGGAATCAGACGTGAGCGCAAAATCATCCGCACGGCGCTTGTTGATCGTCTTCAGTTGCGTGCGTAAAGAGGTGGATAACCAGTAAAGCGGGGTTTTAGATCTAATCTGTCTTTCAGTGATCCAAAATAGGCTTCAACTTCCTTTATTGTTATTGTCGGTTTGATTAGAAAGATGAAACATTAAGACTGCATTtaattttaatgtaaatacaagtaGAAGCAAGTGAATATTTGTTTGGAAACTATGATATTACAATTTTAATATATCGGTAGGTACAGTGGGGCTTAAATTCAATTTaatctgataaacatgcacatCGTATATTACAATGCAATGGGTGGATGTGCTTCATGATAATATATCgttgtataaaaataaaattaacgaatattttttttgtattcagtatgtaaaagtgttttttaaattctacgtatatgtatctatagtaTTTCTAAGTATTTAAAAGTATATTGTAGTAAATACCCTCTATTTGTAAAAATAGTTGTGTACACCTTGTGTATCGATGATAAAGATAGAATAAAACGCTATGTAGAGCGATATGGTTTGGTAATTTGTTTTGTTAACACATGTGGCCTAGATTTCAAAGGAGACCGTGATCTTTTTCTGTCACAGGATGATATAAGCAACAATGCTGTGGGATAAGGTTTCTAACAAACATGGTTACCCATGGTTAGTGATGAGTAAAATATTCAGGAAAGTAATTGTGTATTTGAATGAGACAGGAAATGAGAACGGAAGAGTTTCAACCTTTTATAAGGAGAATGTTGCATTTCTGTATTGGAGTCAGAAATACGAAAGTTCAAAGTattccacttctgcttcatacttagatattttattgaaagtagacattaacggcaaactgacaactcaactgtatgacaaatgggattatttcagcttctccatcgtcaacttcccatatttatgtagcaatattccattatcacctgcatatggtgtttatatctctcaactgattcgatacgcaagagcttgttctgcgtatagtcaattATTATATCGAatcaagctactgacaaacaagttgacagtacagaggtttcaacaatgtcgattgaagtcagcatttcgcaaattctatggtccttataacgatctagttcgtcaatacaacctatcattgggtcaaatgctatatgaagtgtttcatactgattgttaggccgttcttgacacactgattttgactttacctgatcaggatatagggctcacggcgggtgtgacggtcgacaggggacgcttactcttcctaggcacctgatcccacatctggtgtgtccaggagtccgtgtttgcccaactatctattttgtattgcttgtaggagttatgaataagtgaagagaacgaacagtgagcaatatAAAAAATCCTAttgaaagaataaaaaattaaaaagggaCAAGCAGGGACcactagatataccagaggtaggataatgtgcccaggaggagtaaggatcccttGTTCACAGGCCACACACGCTGTGAgctctatattttgatcaggtaaacggggtaacccgtggtcaaaatcagtgtaaagaacggccttacaatcggaatgaaacacgtcagataacaTTCCACTCAACGATAGCTTGTgcaatatttgcaaattagataattataacaaccatagaacttgcgaaatgctgacgttAAACGAAACCGTTGAAACCTTGTAAcgtcaacttatttgtcagtaacttgccgcgatttgaaaattgatcatttGCAGAACAgcctcttgcgtatcgaatcagttgagagatataaacaccattacaccataagcaggtgataatggaatattgctacatgaatccGGGAAGTTGACGAAGAAGCTGAAAACATCTCAtttttcataaagttaagttgttatTTTGCCGTGGACATTAATATTCAATAAGATATCGAAAAtaaagcagatatggaagattctgtggtgtcttttatttcgagtttactgggaCATATTAAAATTGACATGAATGTAAATTCCTAATTATATTGTTGCTCTCCTTAGAAGATTTATTGCGCATCTCATTTGAATCAATGAAATCATCCcaaggggatccgggttagaataggtcctcagtgcccccttgcttgtcgtaagaggcgactaaatggggcggtccttcggatacgaccgcaaaaaccgaggtcccgtgtcacaacaggtgtgacacgataaagatccctccctgctcattgGCCATAAGCGCCGGCAGTGGTAACGTCTCGATATGAATGAAACATTCACGAGTGGGAAGTTAAACactataaaatcaatcaaaacaattatattaaataaaacGTGGATTGATCCAattgtcgagttgaaggccacagcatgatattttcttttcatgtagaaacttttgaatagATTCTACCTCATAAAAATACAAACACAAGTCAGCTAATAATGGTGCACAATTTGTGTTCATgaaattccaatagactgtctGAAGACCTAATCACCATAAACTACCTAAAGTTTGTAATTGAGGAACTCCAACATCTTTAGTATCAATTTTAGAGTTCTTGTgagtagaatcagagtggtgtttaacaaagtcgTGTTATAAATCTATTGAAGTTATAAAATACTGTAAcactttgttttatataaaaggtgaagataacgaagataacgagcagtgatcaattcaatgttcattaaaatatgaGTGCAGGTTAAGCAACTTAACTAAAAACACTATGATTGAATTGTTAACTATACAAGCATATTCACTATcataataaaattcaaattctttGACAATAGATGATAAAAATAtcatcaaaaaacaaaaacaaaaaataataatcgtTTCAACGAAAGATAACTTCAAAATTCTCTTGCCCTAAAAGATCAAAGAGGGATTTTAGATCTTCGCAGACAATCAAATCGGActcttcttttttctctctttcgtATAGCAAACTTTCTGTTTCTTTCGGTATTTTACTTCCATATAATGTCAATGTTTTCTCCTGAGGAGGTGGAACCCATTTTCCTCGAAGCACACCGATTATCTCTATTATTTGTAAGTCCGGATCATCACCATTTCTTATAACATAGGCAGCACTATCTCCACGCACAGAGAAAGGAGTGTCTATTCCTTCAATAAGTAGTACTGTATATGGTACATTTCTAGTGTGGTCATTGAAATGTCTGACATGTTTTACAATCCCGCTTGTCCAACCAGTTTTGGAACCTTTTTTATGAACCATTTCTCCGGTCAATTCGTCAGCATCACAGTTATAAATTTCCGCGGAAGACACTTCATCTTCAGAATTTCTAAAATCTCTATCGAAATTTTCATAGAGTTTACGATTTATAACCACAAGGGAGAGATCTCTAGGCTTAAAATTCCTGGTACAATTGCCGACCAGCCGAAGATGTTGGTCAAATTTAACATACATTGATTGAGTTGGATTATATAAGTGGTCACAACTAAACAGAACTAGTTCGTCCTTCCGTTCTTCACCACTTTTCTTAAGATGAGCAAATCCACCAACTGTGCCTTGGTGTTTTTCTTTCATGTTCGTTGCTGCATTCTCGCTGCTCTGCTCGCTGTGGTATGAAAAACACTCATCTCCCTGTTTAACAAAGGAATGTGGCTCTACCTTCAATTCACCAACAGCGGAGAGTAATTCAGTTTCCCACGTAAATTCCCCAGTATTTTGCAGCTTTTCCAATTCCTTTCCAATACTGTCAATTGTTTCTCTCTTGGTTTCTTCTTTAATGTGTATCTGGAATTTGTCTGACCAAAACCCATAACTAATTATGGATTGCTTGTATCTAAAACAATTACATTCAAAAAGACATAAAAGAACTGTTAATAGTATTTGTTCACCATTATATATGTCTAAGAAGCAAATACTGAAATGATATTCCGTTATGGGATTTCAACAGCAGATGTGATGAAAGTGAACGTACATGTACTTACTCATCCAAGATCAACCTCATCATTTTGGGTATGACTTTACTTGGTTGAGACGCGGCTTTCCTTTTTCTGGGCATGTATTTGCGTCTGTTAAGTCTTTTGCATATTGCATCCTTTTGAACCGATAACGATCTGTTTCTTGTCAAAGTTTTACGAGTTTTCGTTAACTTTTCAATAAAGCATAGCAACTTTTCTTCTAAAAGTGACGTCACAGCCTCACGCACATCTTCTCTTCTATTGGCCACTTGtattatttcaacatttttaacgGATAATTCTTCGCTCAACATCTTGCATTTAGGGTCAGTCACCAACAAGACAATGAGAGAAATACCATATTTGGATAAATCGGGTAATGATCTTCGTAGCttaaaaaaagatgaaatgTTTTGAGTTAGTCAGACTAAACTTTCCAAGAAATATCAGTTGAGTTATAAACATGCAGCAAAAGTCGACATTACCTTTTTAACATCCTCAGATGTTGTACGTCTGGTTTCTGAattcgtaaagcagacgatacatAATGGTGAATCATTCTTAAGCTTTTTCTCAAATTCTGTGTGTTCTATAGCtgaaaataaacattcaatCATACCCATGATTTACATCATTTGAAGTctgaaaataataaaagtaaCACCATTTAAAGACATTTTTGTTACCCTTTTCGCAATAATAATGTTCATGTGAGAGTAGGTCCAAATTGCATTTTGAAACTATTCCGCGCGCCATGATCAATGGAAAAGACCACATCACGTCATCTTCAACCACATCAACTCCTTCATCTAACGAAGATTTTTCCACTTCTGACAATTTTCCAATAAGTTTTCTTATCAAAGAAACATGGTAGTCATATCTTGGAAAGTTTTGTGATGCAAAACACAGACAGACTGAAACAAAACCGGAAAAAATATGATTCAGATGAATTAAGTAATTGGCAAAGAGCACGAATATTGTAACAAAATTTTCGAATACTGAGAATATGTTTTATCTTACTTTTATCAGCAAAATCCCAATTTTCAACTGCGAACAATTTCGATTCAATGTCCTTCCAGTCTTTATAGCTATCTAGTTTGGATGTAAATATACTTGGAAACTCGTCAACTTTACTCCTTTCGAGATAGAATTGCAGAGTTGATTTTAGTTTCAACATTTCTTTATCGTTTTTCCAAGTCAAAAAGCTTCtgaaaaacttttcaaagcCATTTGAATTTGAGATCAGCCCGAAAGTCAAGGATTCCCGCTCAAACCTGACGTTAGGTTGGTCACATGGTTTCAAGGAAGATGACATAATGTACAACTGTGTAAAAAGCATTGATAAAAATTCAGAATCTTTGAGCAATGGAGATTTGTCGAGTATATCTTGATCGATATCACATAATCCACACGCAATCCTCTGTACGATGGCGGGATAATAGCTTTGATCTATTATCAACCGTCTTTCATGTTTAATGCCCTCTCCTAGTTTCGCAAATGTCACCAAGGCAGATACACTGATAGAATCTAGTAACAATCCAGGGTCGTGGAAAAGGAGCCATTTCAGAGCTGGCAATCGTAGATTATTCTCTGATGATAATGACATCCATTTCAAATGTTTGATAATTTCTTCCTCTGATTGAAATATCGAGTCACTTTGAATGGAATCTCCTGGAATTTTTCGCATGTTCCTCAGGCAGAGAATGTTATTCCTTACATGTTTGCTATCCTGGGGTTTTAGACCAAGAGTATCACTTTCTCCAACTGCCATAGCCACAGCACATATTCTACAGAACTCTTCAAAGTTGTCTCTGATGATTCCCTGTATTACTAGCTCAAAGTATTGCTCTGGGTTGAATTCAGTCTTGTACACTACACCCCATCTCAAAAGCAATGTGCAGTACAACGGAAATCCCATTCTTTCATCGTGAAGATCATGGAATGGACTCTCAGCATTGTATCGCAACCATAGTTTTTTTCGGTCAGAAATGCTCCACTGCAGTTGATATCTGTGTAACTCAACATTTTTCGTTGCATGACTTGATTTTGAGTTCAAGGTTACGATAACAAATCTTTTCTTGGATGGATCACAAGTATCTTGAACAACGTTTTTCCACTTTTGACAAGAAAGATCCACATTATCAAGGATTATGTGAGATTGTTCAAGATGATTTTCCCACTGTGAAGGATAAGTAATGAAAGCTATTTTTTCTGCGTTAGCAAACTTATGTATGGCAAAAACTGCACAATGCGTCTTCCCACTGCCTTGACAACCATCCAGTACTATACACCTGTGTCGCCGTAACGTCCGTATTATATCATCAATTAGAGAGATGTCTACGTGATAAGAATTAAAGTGCTGAACTGTAGAATTCCAAGATACCTGAAAAACATATGCAACAATATCAACTTCTCTTCTAAAGGCGAAGAAAGTATTATCATCGATATGGATTTATGCTTTTGGTATGTTATACTGGTATAAGACTCTAGAACATGGGGGCAATATAAGGTATGTTTTCTACACCATACAAAGATATTAAATAGCACTAGAAAATGGGGGCAATATAAGGTATGTTTTCTACACCATACAAAGATATTAAATAGAACAGAATTCTTTTCGTCACGAACAACTGATAAAGGTTTAAGATTTGTCTTTTATCTTAtcagtttacatgtatatgtacatgaacATCAGTAACCCATTTATCGAAGATATAATGATAACAAAATGTCCCAGTAAAGAGTTCAGAAACTGTGCAATCAATAACAATTATCAATAGGACCAAAAACTTCTCATCAACAGAGGCCTTTAACTTTGAACAATCAAACTTCCCTTTACTGGTTTGGAAAATCTAACTTTCAGATTTGGAGAGGGAGGTAAATGTAAATGTCAATAGGATTGTTCACGAATAGACAGGGGCTTCATTCAATAATTCGTTCATTTGGCGTTCATTCCCAGAAAATTCTATCCCCAAATCTATCATTTGTTTTGCGTTTCTTTATATTgtatttaattgtcattttaggagtttttaaagaaaaaattatgTTGTAATAATAAAGAGTTTAGGCGTGTGTAAAGATCTGGCCCATTATGCTCTGGGGGTCACCCGAGATGTACTGTCCAGTGGTATCTTTGAAAGGTATACTTCATAAATGTCTTTGTTGCCCGCTGGGATCAATTCGTACTAATTTCAATACACACTGGGATCTGTCCAAGGCATggtttttgctatatttaatgCCCGCTGGGATTATCCCTGTGCATGATTCTTGCTTGTTCTGTTTTATATAGGCCCACTGGGATCAACCCCGTATATTGTTCATGCTAGTTTGGATTTCCGCTGGGATCAGCCCCGACTATTTTTTGTTAGTTTGGATGCCCGCTGGGATCAGCCCCGGGTATTTTTTGTTAGTTTGGATGCCCGCTGGGATCAGCCCCGGATATTTTTTGTTAGTTAGTTTGGATGCCCGCTGGGATCAGTCCCGGGTATGAATTGACATAGTTTGTTCTATCGATATGTTCACTTAGATCAATCCCGGACTTGTTCTGTGTTCTCTTGAGGTCCACTGGGATCAGCCCGGTCACAGATGATTTCGTCTTTGATTCTCTCTGGGTTTGGCCCCGGGTATGGATCTGCTTGGATGCCCTCTGGGATCGGCCCCGGGTAAGGATTGTAGAGATATTTGTAAGTAGTTAGGAAAGTAGTATGTAGCCCCTAAACGCCAGAACCTTA encodes the following:
- the LOC125664753 gene encoding hydroxyproline dehydrogenase-like, translated to MLRRTPPLLKLLKESESKWALPLYRLQHTILSPEKHRAIIPGDAPQHQGLNFDDAIKVCQSKTTWELLRALLIFNVCSFEKFVENNYKILSWSRRILGRPLFNMLMRPTIYTQFVGGDDVTSFQATVDRLQTAGVGPLVMVTLEEDVQDDGPDADQLFDRNLKIILDCLEMTSSFETQNPMMQIKPSGLFPLGLCKAVSAEVPYPNQQPEIVEKIANSIRTSSEITELGSLSLSQLEQLNRALYRIKQICKVATEKNVIIMVDAEYTYLNPCLNLLALAMMLHSNGSAPLVFYTYQNYLKEIPNVLEKDIELTKAHGVSFGSKLVRGAYMNKERSLAKEKGYPDPVCETFDKTTENYNRSMDIMLDNIAKNPGKFSTIIASHNEDTVKRGTYKMAELGIPRRCGDQKVFFGQVYGMSDFITISLGLAGYMIHKSIPYGTIDEALPYLSRRVNENSSIFGGIRRERKIIRTALVDRLQLRA
- the LOC125666572 gene encoding uncharacterized protein LOC125666572; its protein translation is MEGSNESVSWNSTVQHFNSYHVDISLIDDIIRTLRRHRCIVLDGCQGSGKTHCAVFAIHKFANAEKIAFITYPSQWENHLEQSHIILDNVDLSCQKWKNVVQDTCDPSKKRFVIVTLNSKSSHATKNVELHRYQLQWSISDRKKLWLRYNAESPFHDLHDERMGFPLYCTLLLRWGVVYKTEFNPEQYFELVIQGIIRDNFEEFCRICAVAMAVGESDTLGLKPQDSKHVRNNILCLRNMRKIPGDSIQSDSIFQSEEEIIKHLKWMSLSSENNLRLPALKWLLFHDPGLLLDSISVSALVTFAKLGEGIKHERRLIIDQSYYPAIVQRIACGLCDIDQDILDKSPLLKDSEFLSMLFTQLYIMSSSLKPCDQPNVRFERESLTFGLISNSNGFEKFFRSFLTWKNDKEMLKLKSTLQFYLERSKVDEFPSIFTSKLDSYKDWKDIESKLFAVENWDFADKICLCFASQNFPRYDYHVSLIRKLIGKLSEVEKSSLDEGVDVVEDDVMWSFPLIMARGIVSKCNLDLLSHEHYYCEKAIEHTEFEKKLKNDSPLCIVCFTNSETRRTTSEDVKKLRRSLPDLSKYGISLIVLLVTDPKCKMLSEELSVKNVEIIQVANRREDVREAVTSLLEEKLLCFIEKLTKTRKTLTRNRSLSVQKDAICKRLNRRKYMPRKRKAASQPSKVIPKMMRLILDEYKQSIISYGFWSDKFQIHIKEETKRETIDSIGKELEKLQNTGEFTWETELLSAVGELKVEPHSFVKQGDECFSYHSEQSSENAATNMKEKHQGTVGGFAHLKKSGEERKDELVLFSCDHLYNPTQSMYVKFDQHLRLVGNCTRNFKPRDLSLVVINRKLYENFDRDFRNSEDEVSSAEIYNCDADELTGEMVHKKGSKTGWTSGIVKHVRHFNDHTRNVPYTVLLIEGIDTPFSVRGDSAAYVIRNGDDPDLQIIEIIGVLRGKWVPPPQEKTLTLYGSKIPKETESLLYEREKKEESDLIVCEDLKSLFDLLGQENFEVIFR